The sequence TTCAGCTTGGTGAACGGCGAGAAGTCCGTGAGGCCCCCGTTCGGCGCATAGACGATCCAGTCGACCTCCGCCGGATCCGCCTCCCGCACGACCCGGGCCGCCAGCCCCTCCTCCGCGAGGGCCTCCGGCAACCGTGTCTCGTAGTTGGGCCAGATGTCCTCGCGGGCGGAGAAGAGAACCGTGATCATCCGTAGGCGCCTCGTGGTCGGTGGACGTGCGCGCTCTGCACCAGGCCGAACGCGCCGAGAAGCACCAGCATGGCGCTGCCGCCGTAGCTGACAAGGGGCAAGGGCACGCCGACCACCGGGGCGAGCCCCATCACCATCGCCATGTTGACCGCGAAGAAGAAGAAGAACGTGGCCGCCAGACCCCCCGTCATCAGCGCCCCGAACCGGTCCTTGTTGGCGAAGGCCGACAGCAGGCAGAAGAGGATGATCGCCGTATAAAGCCCCAAAAGCGTCAGCCCCCCGATCAGCCCGAACTGCTCGGCCAGCGACGTGAAGATGAAGTCGGTGTGCTTTTCCGGCAGGAAGTTGAGCCGCGACTGCGTGCCTTGCATGAACCCGCGGCCGGAGATGCCGCCCGCCCCCATCGCGATCGTCGCCTGCGTGATGTGATAGCCCGCCCCCATCGAGTCGAGCGTGGGGTCGAGGAAGACGTCGATGCGCCGGTACTGGTAGTCGTTGAGCAGCTGCCAGTCCGTCCCGCGTGACTGGAACACCGCCCAGACCGTGCCGCCGACCACCGCCGTGGCACTGCTGAAATACCACCAGCTCACGCCCGCGAGGAACATCACGACGCCGGCGCCCGCCAACAGCAGGATCGACGTGCCGAGATCCGGCTGCTTCAAGACCAGCGCCACCGGCATCGCCGTCAGGATCAGCGGCACCGCGACCCAGAGCGGGCGCGACACCTTTTCGGGCGGCAGCCACGCGTAGTAGGCCGCGAGCATCATCACCAGCGTGACCTTCATGACCTCGGACGGCTGCAGGCGCAGCGGCCCGATATCGATCCAGCGCTGCGCGCCCATGCCGACGACGCCGACGAACTCCACGGCGACCAGCAGCCCGAGCCCGCCGAGATAGGCGAGCGGCGCGATCTTCTTCCAGAAATCGATATGGATCATCGCGACGATGAACAGCACGGCGAGCCCGAGGCCGAAGCGCATCATCTGCGGCTTCGCCCAGGTATCGAGTGTGCCGCCCGCCACCGAATAGAGCATCAAAAAGCCCGTCGCACAGACCGCGCAGATCAGCAGGATCAGCGGCCAGTGCAGGTGCAAGAGCTTCGCGGGCCCCGTCGGCACCGGCTTCGCGTTCATCTGCTCCCAGTAGATCATGCGGAACCTCCCGGCAGGACCGTGCGCCTCCGGCGGGCGTTTTTAGGGAAAGATGAAAGCCGGGCCGTCATGCGCGGCTCCGCTGGACGGAGGCGCTGTCGACGCCGAGGCGCCGCCGTTCCCGGATCTCGTCATGCATGGCCGTGGGCCAGGCGTCGAGCGGCGGGTTGGGGCCGTAGAGCGCGCGGATCATCACGTCGCGCGCGATCGGGGCCGCGGCCTTCGAGCCACCGCCGCCATGCTCCACGATGGTCGCGATGGCATAGCGCGGCGCCTCGTAAGGCGCATAGGCGACGAAGAGCGCGTGGTCGCGCCGGTTCCAGGGCAGATCCTCGTTGCGGAAGACGCCGGTGCGCCGCTCTGCCTCGGTGATCCGGCGCACCTGGCTGGTGCCGGTCTTGCCCGCGATGGCCATCGCCGGATCCGCGATGCGGGAGCGGTAGGCCGTGCCCCGCCGGTTGTTGGAGACGTCGAACATGGCGCGACGTATATGCGCGAGGTTGTTCTCGGCCAGCCCGATCGGCTCGGCCTCCTGCGCGAACTGCGGCACACCGTTGACCGAGCGGATGAGCTTCGGGATCACCGCCCGCCCGGTGGCGAGCCGCGCGGTCATCACGCAGAGCTCCAGCGGGGAGGCGAGCATGAAGCCCTGCCCGATCCCCGAATTGACCGTGTCGCCGACCAGCCAGCTCTGCCCGTGGACCTGCTGCTTCCACTCCCGCGTCGGCGTCAGGCCCGCGCGCACCGCCGGCAGCGGAATGTCATGGCGCAAGCCGATGCCGAGCCGGTTGGCCATCGCGCTGATCCGGTCGATGCCGACGCGCTGCGCGATGTCGTAATAGTAGATGTCGCAGGAATGCTTGAGGCTGTCGTTGAGGTCCATCCAGCCGTGCCCGCCGCGCCGCCAGCAGTGCGCGCGCCGGTTGCCGATCTGGATGGAGCCGCCGCAGAACACGGTTTCGCCGGGATCGACGAGGCCCTCCTCCAGCGCGGCGAGGGCCACCACCATCTTGAAGGTCGAGCCCGGCGGATACACCCCCGACACCGCCTTGTTGTAGAGCGGGCGGTACTCGTCCTCGTTCAGCGCCCGCCAGTCGCCCGTCGAGATACCGAAGACGAAGTTGTTCGGGTCGAAGGACGGGGCGGAGGCCAGCGCCACCAGCTCGCCCGTCTGCACGTCCATCACGACGGTGGCCGAGCTCTCCCCCTCCATCCGCCGCAGGGTGTAGTCCTGCAACCCGCTGTCGATGGTGAGCTGCAGATCCTCGCCGGAGCGTCCCTCGGTCCGGTCGAGCTCCCGGATCACGCGCCCGGCGGCATTCACCTCGATCCGCGAGGTCCCGGCGGAGCCGCGCAGCTCGGGCTCGGCCCGCTTCTCGATCCCGTTCTTGCCGATCTGGAAGTCGGGGATCTGCAACAGCGGGTCCGGATCCTCGATCTGGCTGAGGTCGTAATCCGAGACCGGGCCGACATAGCCGACCACATGGGCGAAGACCTCGTTCGCCGGATAATGGCGCGACAACCCCACCTCCGGCAGCACACCGGGCAGCGCCGGCGCGTTGGAGGCGACGCGGGCGAAGCTCTCCCACTC is a genomic window of Pontivivens ytuae containing:
- the mrdA gene encoding penicillin-binding protein 2 → MARDKKDTSGAITRRGLVLMGAQLALVGTLAWRMRHLQIDEAERYRLLAEENRVNIRLLPPARGLIYDRDGTPVAVNRQNYRIVMIREQAGNPELVLARLARLIDISPERRERVLRDMYSRSAFVPVTVAEHMEWESFARVASNAPALPGVLPEVGLSRHYPANEVFAHVVGYVGPVSDYDLSQIEDPDPLLQIPDFQIGKNGIEKRAEPELRGSAGTSRIEVNAAGRVIRELDRTEGRSGEDLQLTIDSGLQDYTLRRMEGESSATVVMDVQTGELVALASAPSFDPNNFVFGISTGDWRALNEDEYRPLYNKAVSGVYPPGSTFKMVVALAALEEGLVDPGETVFCGGSIQIGNRRAHCWRRGGHGWMDLNDSLKHSCDIYYYDIAQRVGIDRISAMANRLGIGLRHDIPLPAVRAGLTPTREWKQQVHGQSWLVGDTVNSGIGQGFMLASPLELCVMTARLATGRAVIPKLIRSVNGVPQFAQEAEPIGLAENNLAHIRRAMFDVSNNRRGTAYRSRIADPAMAIAGKTGTSQVRRITEAERRTGVFRNEDLPWNRRDHALFVAYAPYEAPRYAIATIVEHGGGGSKAAAPIARDVMIRALYGPNPPLDAWPTAMHDEIRERRRLGVDSASVQRSRA
- the rodA gene encoding rod shape-determining protein RodA, translated to MIYWEQMNAKPVPTGPAKLLHLHWPLILLICAVCATGFLMLYSVAGGTLDTWAKPQMMRFGLGLAVLFIVAMIHIDFWKKIAPLAYLGGLGLLVAVEFVGVVGMGAQRWIDIGPLRLQPSEVMKVTLVMMLAAYYAWLPPEKVSRPLWVAVPLILTAMPVALVLKQPDLGTSILLLAGAGVVMFLAGVSWWYFSSATAVVGGTVWAVFQSRGTDWQLLNDYQYRRIDVFLDPTLDSMGAGYHITQATIAMGAGGISGRGFMQGTQSRLNFLPEKHTDFIFTSLAEQFGLIGGLTLLGLYTAIILFCLLSAFANKDRFGALMTGGLAATFFFFFAVNMAMVMGLAPVVGVPLPLVSYGGSAMLVLLGAFGLVQSAHVHRPRGAYG